The following are from one region of the Tenacibaculum dicentrarchi genome:
- a CDS encoding iron-containing alcohol dehydrogenase, with translation MNNFQFKNPTKIIFGKDTIKEITTQIPKNAKVLLLFGGGSIKKNGIYNQVKEALKTIEVIEFGGIPANPEYAVLMNALKIIKEEKITYLLAVGGGSVIDGTKFLSAAALYDGETPWDILTNNIRTEKGMPFGTVLTMPATGSEMNSGAVITRRETKEKLAMGGSGLFPEFSVLDPQVITSIPHRQLANGLADSFTHVLEQYMTYPVGGLLQDRFAESILQTIIEVAPKVLKNPADYKAAANYMWSCTMALNGLIQQGVPGDWAVHGIGHELTALFGIDHARTLAIIAPSHYAFNFEAKKEKLAQYAERVWNITTGSADEKAQAGIDKTVTFFHELGIDTKLSDYTKDYEGTAEKIAKRFTERGWLGLGEHQSLSPKNVEEIVKMAY, from the coding sequence ATGAATAATTTTCAATTTAAAAATCCGACCAAAATTATCTTTGGAAAAGATACTATAAAAGAAATCACAACACAAATTCCTAAAAACGCCAAAGTTTTATTGCTTTTCGGTGGCGGAAGTATCAAAAAAAATGGTATTTACAATCAAGTAAAAGAAGCCTTAAAAACTATTGAAGTTATTGAATTTGGCGGGATTCCTGCAAATCCAGAATATGCCGTTTTAATGAATGCTTTAAAAATAATTAAAGAGGAAAAAATCACGTATTTATTAGCTGTTGGTGGTGGTTCTGTTATTGATGGAACCAAGTTTTTATCAGCGGCTGCATTATACGATGGTGAAACTCCTTGGGATATTTTAACTAATAACATCAGAACTGAAAAAGGAATGCCTTTTGGAACAGTTTTAACAATGCCCGCAACAGGTTCTGAAATGAATTCGGGTGCTGTAATCACTCGAAGAGAAACTAAAGAGAAGCTTGCTATGGGCGGTTCTGGATTATTTCCTGAATTTTCAGTCTTAGACCCGCAAGTAATTACCTCTATCCCACACCGTCAGTTAGCCAATGGTTTAGCCGATTCTTTTACACACGTTTTAGAACAATATATGACCTATCCAGTAGGTGGATTATTGCAAGATCGTTTTGCAGAAAGTATTTTACAAACCATTATTGAAGTTGCACCAAAAGTTTTAAAAAACCCTGCGGATTACAAAGCCGCTGCAAATTATATGTGGAGTTGTACCATGGCGTTAAATGGGCTAATTCAACAAGGAGTTCCTGGTGATTGGGCAGTACATGGAATCGGACATGAATTAACGGCTTTATTTGGCATTGACCACGCGCGTACTTTAGCAATAATTGCACCAAGCCATTACGCCTTTAATTTTGAAGCTAAAAAAGAAAAATTAGCACAATATGCCGAACGTGTTTGGAATATTACCACAGGTTCTGCGGATGAAAAAGCACAAGCTGGTATTGATAAAACAGTGACTTTTTTCCATGAATTGGGAATTGACACCAAATTATCAGATTATACAAAAGATTACGAAGGAACTGCTGAAAAAATCGCAAAACGCTTTACTGAACGTGGTTGGTTAGGTTTGGGAGAACATCAATCTTTATCGCCTAAAAATGTTGAAGAAATTGTAAAAATGGCGTATTAA
- a CDS encoding NAD(P)H-dependent oxidoreductase — protein MELLDKLKWRYAAKAMNGKKVSEEKVTRILEAARLAPTSSGLQPFEIFVIKNQEIKEQIKPIAWNQSVITDCSHLLVFAAWDTYTEDRINHMFDLTNEIRGFKNEGWENYRQMLLSSYPQKDAEENFNHAAKQAYIAFSQAITAAAYEKVDATPIEGFDPAAVDKILNLREKGLRSAVLLPIGYRAEDKDWLVNLVKVRKPMNELVTVIE, from the coding sequence ATGGAATTATTAGACAAATTAAAATGGAGATATGCCGCTAAAGCAATGAACGGTAAAAAAGTATCCGAAGAAAAAGTAACACGTATTTTAGAAGCAGCACGTTTAGCACCAACCTCAAGCGGATTACAACCTTTCGAAATTTTCGTGATTAAAAATCAGGAAATAAAAGAACAAATTAAACCAATCGCTTGGAATCAATCGGTAATTACTGACTGCTCTCACCTACTTGTTTTCGCTGCTTGGGATACCTATACCGAAGATAGAATTAATCATATGTTCGATTTAACAAACGAAATCCGTGGTTTTAAAAACGAAGGCTGGGAAAATTACCGTCAGATGTTATTAAGCTCTTATCCGCAGAAAGATGCCGAAGAGAATTTTAATCACGCAGCAAAACAAGCCTATATTGCATTTTCTCAAGCAATTACAGCCGCCGCTTACGAAAAAGTTGATGCGACACCTATCGAAGGTTTTGACCCTGCCGCAGTTGATAAAATTTTAAACTTACGTGAAAAAGGATTACGTAGTGCTGTTTTATTGCCTATCGGATACAGAGCCGAAGACAAAGATTGGTTAGTAAACTTAGTAAAAGTTAGAAAACCGATGAATGAATTAGTAACCGTAATCGAGTAA
- a CDS encoding TetR/AcrR family transcriptional regulator: MAKLQKSIDKRNALVKATIELVNNNGFHATPMSKIAKMAKVSPATIYLYFESKQDLVNQTYIEVKSKYTDYAFATYNNNLSVSVEEGFKIIWKRIAEFKLKECENAMFLAQCDNTPVIDEASRQEGIKHLQPLLDLWNRGKKEGVIKPMSDYILYAYAINPLSFLMISQKRGVFTLDETHIEEAYQSAWNSIKVCKR; this comes from the coding sequence ATGGCAAAACTTCAAAAAAGCATTGATAAACGAAATGCACTTGTAAAAGCAACTATCGAATTGGTTAATAATAATGGTTTTCATGCAACACCGATGAGTAAAATTGCAAAAATGGCAAAAGTATCGCCAGCAACCATTTATTTATATTTTGAAAGTAAGCAAGATTTAGTAAATCAAACCTATATCGAAGTAAAATCAAAATATACCGATTACGCCTTTGCTACTTATAATAACAATCTTTCTGTTTCTGTGGAAGAAGGCTTTAAAATAATTTGGAAACGTATTGCCGAATTTAAACTAAAAGAGTGTGAAAACGCCATGTTTTTAGCACAATGCGACAATACTCCCGTAATTGATGAAGCAAGTCGTCAAGAAGGAATCAAGCATTTACAACCACTACTCGACCTTTGGAATCGTGGTAAAAAAGAAGGCGTTATCAAGCCAATGTCCGATTATATATTATATGCCTATGCAATTAATCCACTCTCTTTTTTAATGATTTCTCAAAAACGAGGTGTTTTTACCTTGGATGAAACTCATATTGAAGAAGCGTATCAATCTGCTTGGAATAGTATCAAGGTTTGCAAAAGATAA
- a CDS encoding cold-shock protein codes for MNTGIVKFFNDTKGFGFITEEGVEKDHFVHISGLIDEIREGDQVEFDLEEGKKGPNAVNVKVI; via the coding sequence ATGAATACAGGAATAGTAAAATTTTTCAACGATACTAAAGGATTTGGGTTTATTACAGAAGAAGGTGTTGAAAAAGACCACTTTGTACACATCTCAGGTTTAATCGATGAGATTAGAGAAGGTGACCAAGTTGAATTTGACTTAGAAGAAGGTAAAAAAGGTCCTAACGCAGTAAATGTAAAAGTGATCTAA
- a CDS encoding Lrp/AsnC family transcriptional regulator — MIKLDAIDLKILRILQEDCKKTAKEISEKLNLTISPIYERIKRLEKTGVIKNYVAILDKKRIQMPVTAICMVSLRCHDEGFIDKFEAQVKELKEVQKCYHMAGKVDFFLQINLNDLEDYHDFVRLKLSKIDNIGVLESYFVLKEIMDKTEYHL; from the coding sequence ATGATAAAACTAGATGCTATCGATTTAAAAATATTGCGAATTTTACAAGAAGACTGTAAGAAAACCGCCAAAGAAATTTCTGAAAAATTAAATTTAACCATCTCTCCTATTTATGAACGAATTAAGCGCTTAGAAAAAACAGGTGTAATTAAAAATTATGTTGCTATTTTAGATAAAAAACGCATACAAATGCCAGTAACGGCTATTTGTATGGTATCGCTCCGATGTCATGACGAAGGTTTTATTGATAAATTTGAAGCGCAAGTAAAAGAATTAAAAGAAGTTCAGAAATGTTATCACATGGCAGGAAAAGTAGATTTTTTTCTACAGATAAACCTAAATGACCTAGAAGATTACCACGATTTTGTTCGCTTAAAACTATCGAAAATTGACAATATTGGTGTTTTAGAAAGTTATTTTGTCCTTAAAGAAATAATGGATAAAACGGAATATCATTTATAA
- a CDS encoding NAD-dependent epimerase/dehydratase family protein: MKILVTGAGGQLGTVLTKSLKEKYGKEAVIASDIRTIANYSGIFEILDATSEIDLANIVVKHKVTQIYHLAAILSANGEKNPIQTWDINLKSLFSVLEVSVKHKLDKVFFPSSIAVYGLSAPKIDTKQDAYLDPTTVYGISKAAGENWAQYYFLRYGLDVRSIRYPGVIGYQSLPGGGTTDYAVDIYHKAIKNESFTCYLNEEACLPMIYIDDAIRATLELMEAPKEAVKIRTSYNLAGVSFTPGEISDSIKEWYPNFKVSYKPDFRQAIADSWPKSINDDAAREDWGWKPNYSLKEMTKEMITQLKKQ, from the coding sequence ATGAAAATATTAGTTACAGGAGCAGGAGGGCAATTAGGTACGGTATTAACAAAGTCTTTAAAAGAGAAGTACGGTAAAGAGGCGGTAATAGCTTCAGATATTCGTACAATAGCAAATTATAGCGGAATTTTTGAAATATTAGATGCTACTAGCGAAATTGATTTAGCTAACATTGTAGTAAAACATAAGGTTACTCAAATATATCATTTAGCAGCAATATTATCTGCTAACGGCGAAAAGAATCCTATTCAAACTTGGGATATCAACTTAAAATCGCTTTTTAGTGTTTTAGAGGTTTCTGTAAAACATAAATTAGATAAAGTATTTTTCCCTAGTTCAATAGCTGTTTACGGACTTAGCGCACCAAAAATAGACACAAAACAAGATGCGTATTTAGATCCTACAACTGTTTATGGAATCAGTAAGGCAGCTGGTGAAAACTGGGCGCAGTATTATTTTTTAAGATATGGTTTAGACGTACGTTCTATAAGATATCCTGGTGTTATTGGGTATCAATCTTTACCTGGTGGTGGAACTACCGATTATGCTGTTGATATTTATCATAAAGCCATCAAAAACGAATCTTTTACTTGTTATTTAAACGAAGAAGCTTGTTTACCGATGATTTATATTGATGATGCTATTAGAGCTACTTTAGAGCTAATGGAAGCACCAAAAGAAGCCGTAAAAATAAGAACATCGTATAATTTAGCAGGAGTAAGTTTTACTCCTGGAGAAATTTCAGATTCAATAAAAGAGTGGTATCCTAATTTTAAAGTAAGTTATAAACCTGATTTCAGACAAGCAATTGCCGATTCTTGGCCTAAATCTATTAATGATGACGCTGCGAGAGAAGATTGGGGTTGGAAACCAAACTACTCTTTAAAAGAAATGACTAAAGAGATGATTACTCAGTTAAAGAAGCAATAA
- a CDS encoding DEAD/DEAH box helicase, producing MPFKKLNSEIKEKLESLEITTPTPLQKKSIPAIKSGANVYCIGDQGSGKTTTLVLTTLHKLKFTDIGTSPRAFVLVEDNERALEVYNAFLPYTRYKSIRVYVADEALHVDTQKSEIFEGVDILISTPKRMNKLFLLNGISPSQLMIFSIDDAQFLKNNTAYAALMAITQSVNKCQFVLYADKMTPTIKRFEDYFMQYAKVIKA from the coding sequence ATGCCTTTTAAAAAATTAAATTCAGAAATTAAAGAAAAATTAGAATCACTAGAAATAACGACTCCTACACCTTTACAAAAAAAGAGTATTCCTGCTATTAAAAGCGGTGCAAATGTTTATTGTATAGGCGATCAAGGTAGCGGAAAAACAACAACACTTGTACTTACAACCTTACATAAATTAAAATTCACTGATATTGGCACTAGCCCTAGAGCCTTTGTTCTTGTTGAAGATAACGAAAGAGCTTTAGAAGTATATAACGCCTTTTTACCATACACTAGGTATAAATCAATACGTGTTTATGTTGCCGATGAAGCGCTTCATGTAGATACACAGAAATCAGAAATTTTTGAAGGTGTTGATATTCTTATCTCTACACCTAAAAGAATGAATAAATTATTTCTATTAAACGGAATAAGCCCGTCTCAATTAATGATTTTTAGTATTGATGATGCGCAATTCTTAAAAAACAACACTGCTTATGCGGCTTTAATGGCAATTACACAGAGTGTTAATAAATGTCAGTTTGTTTTATATGCCGATAAAATGACACCTACTATAAAGCGTTTTGAAGATTATTTTATGCAGTATGCGAAAGTAATTAAGGCTTAA
- a CDS encoding pseudouridine synthase — protein MSLTVLFEDDYIICVSKPNNVVVHHAYHSRNVSEEESLLQLLFNQFGAKFYPIHRLDRKTSGIILLAKETKHVSKFQELFTNNEIQKTYYGIVRGHSPEQKIIDSPVKGRDSDVYKEAETHLTTVATVVVDIPVKPYDSSRYSLIEMKPTTGRLHQLRIHTNKISHPLIGDPKYGDKNHNTMFIDNFNCENLFLHAYSLEFTHPFSKEKLVIKASFPNDWNTVFKRFEWALSY, from the coding sequence ATGAGCCTTACTGTTCTTTTTGAAGATGACTACATAATCTGTGTATCTAAACCGAACAACGTTGTTGTTCATCACGCCTACCACTCTAGAAATGTTTCTGAAGAAGAATCATTATTGCAATTGTTATTTAATCAATTTGGAGCTAAATTTTACCCAATACATCGTTTAGATAGAAAAACTTCAGGGATTATATTACTTGCAAAAGAAACGAAACACGTATCTAAGTTTCAAGAATTATTTACCAATAACGAAATTCAGAAAACATATTATGGAATTGTTAGAGGACATTCTCCTGAGCAAAAAATCATTGATTCACCAGTTAAAGGACGTGATTCTGATGTTTATAAAGAAGCTGAAACACATTTAACAACCGTTGCTACAGTTGTTGTTGATATCCCTGTAAAGCCTTATGATAGCTCACGATATAGCTTAATTGAAATGAAACCTACAACGGGCAGATTACATCAATTACGTATTCATACAAATAAAATTAGCCATCCGCTTATTGGCGATCCTAAATACGGTGACAAAAACCATAATACGATGTTTATTGATAATTTTAATTGCGAAAATCTATTTTTACACGCCTACTCTCTTGAATTTACACATCCTTTTTCAAAAGAAAAACTAGTAATAAAAGCAAGTTTCCCAAATGATTGGAATACTGTTTTTAAACGATTTGAATGGGCTTTAAGTTATTAA
- a CDS encoding Lrp/AsnC family transcriptional regulator: MKKFVLDEIDHQILDILIENARTPFTDIAKKLLVSAGTIHVRVKKMEDEGIIQGSTLSLNYDKMGYTFIAHVGVYLEKSSMTQHVLENLRLIPNVTVAYVTAGKYNIFCKVRAKSTNDAKDIIYRIDDINGVNRTETMISLEESINDKKRLMHAIFQDI; encoded by the coding sequence ATGAAAAAGTTTGTACTAGATGAAATTGATCATCAAATTTTAGACATTTTAATCGAAAATGCCCGAACACCTTTTACCGACATTGCAAAGAAATTATTAGTATCGGCTGGTACTATTCATGTACGTGTTAAAAAAATGGAAGACGAAGGCATTATTCAAGGTTCAACATTATCCTTGAATTACGATAAAATGGGATACACCTTCATAGCACATGTTGGAGTATATTTAGAGAAGTCGTCTATGACGCAACACGTTTTAGAAAATTTACGCTTAATACCGAACGTAACAGTTGCTTATGTAACTGCGGGTAAATACAATATTTTTTGTAAGGTAAGAGCTAAAAGTACGAATGATGCTAAAGATATTATCTACAGAATAGATGATATTAATGGTGTTAATCGTACAGAAACAATGATTTCTCTAGAAGAAAGTATTAATGACAAAAAACGTTTAATGCACGCTATTTTTCAAGACATTTAA
- a CDS encoding M14 family zinc carboxypeptidase → MNLLNTDFLEENYLATIKQRKISGRYITLNDIEPLYDDLDTAIASKKIGESEQGRAIYQLKLGSGKIKILIWSQMHGNESTGTKAVFDFLKYIKAYKNTEIVNSILNNCDITIIPMLNPDGAEAYTRVNANDVDLNRDAVALEAKESKLLREILDTVKPQFCFNLHDQRTIFGVEGTKNPATISFLAPSEEITRKLTKGREQTMNVIVAMNALLQKLIPNHIGRYTDEFYPTATGDNFQKLGHNTILIEAGHYPDDYERETVRKYNFYALLQGIYHVATEKNFTSHLDYFSIPNNIKNFYDVIYRSEKNKKDVAFQYVEKVENGKFALSLMKEKEGDLSSNIAHKEELL, encoded by the coding sequence ATGAATTTATTAAATACTGATTTTTTAGAAGAAAATTATTTAGCAACAATAAAACAACGTAAAATATCGGGCAGATACATTACTTTAAATGATATTGAGCCACTTTATGACGATTTAGACACTGCTATTGCATCGAAAAAAATAGGCGAATCGGAGCAAGGCAGGGCTATTTATCAATTAAAATTAGGTTCAGGAAAAATAAAAATACTTATTTGGAGTCAAATGCACGGAAATGAAAGTACTGGAACAAAAGCAGTGTTTGATTTCTTAAAGTATATAAAAGCCTATAAAAACACTGAAATTGTAAATTCAATTTTAAATAATTGCGATATTACAATTATTCCAATGCTAAATCCTGATGGGGCTGAGGCATATACGCGTGTAAATGCAAATGATGTAGATTTAAACAGGGATGCGGTAGCTTTAGAAGCCAAAGAAAGTAAATTGTTGCGTGAAATTTTAGATACTGTAAAGCCTCAATTTTGCTTTAACCTGCACGACCAACGAACCATTTTTGGTGTAGAAGGAACTAAAAACCCCGCAACAATTTCATTTTTAGCACCATCCGAAGAAATTACTCGTAAACTAACAAAAGGACGGGAGCAGACCATGAATGTAATTGTAGCAATGAATGCTTTATTGCAAAAATTAATCCCAAATCATATTGGGCGCTATACCGATGAATTTTATCCAACAGCGACGGGGGATAATTTTCAAAAATTAGGGCACAACACTATATTGATTGAAGCAGGGCATTATCCTGACGATTATGAGCGTGAAACGGTGCGTAAATACAATTTTTACGCGCTTTTACAGGGGATTTATCATGTAGCTACAGAAAAAAACTTTACATCACATTTAGATTACTTTTCTATTCCAAACAATATCAAGAACTTCTATGATGTTATTTATCGATCAGAAAAAAATAAAAAAGATGTGGCTTTTCAGTATGTAGAGAAAGTAGAAAACGGTAAATTTGCACTATCTTTAATGAAAGAAAAAGAAGGAGATTTATCTTCAAATATCGCACACAAAGAAGAATTACTTTAA
- a CDS encoding aminotransferase class V-fold PLP-dependent enzyme: MSLENYFRQFKNNIVGINQTYESPYGIQKMIYADWTASGRLYYPIEKQLLNTFGPFVANTHTETSTAGAAMTLAYNEARNIIKKHVNASEDDVLITEGSGMTGVVNKFQRILGLKVSENLKEHTQIPDQKRPIVFVSHMEHHSNQTSWIETIAEVVVVPCNDQGLICLDIFEETIKKYADRPIKIASIIAGSNVTGIKTEYHKVASLIHKYGGLCFVDFACSAPYVDIDMHPKKEDEYLDAIFFSPHKFLGGPGTSGVLIFNKKLYKNMIPDNPGGGTVSYTNPWGGHDYFDDVETREDGGTPAFLQTIKIALAIKVKDKMTTDKIKQREDAINPVIFECLESLEGVKILAPNHKDRLSIFSFYYEKYHFNLVVKLLNDRFGIQTRGGCSCAGTYGHFLLNVNQNTSNKIKDQILEGCNTDKPGWVRLSIHPTVTDDEVQFICDSLISLTNNIEVWAKEYQYDSLKNDYTHISAKSIEKELIADWFTL; encoded by the coding sequence ATGAGTTTAGAAAACTACTTCAGGCAATTTAAAAATAATATTGTAGGAATTAATCAAACCTACGAATCGCCTTACGGAATACAAAAAATGATTTATGCCGATTGGACAGCCAGTGGGCGTTTATATTATCCGATAGAAAAACAACTTTTAAATACTTTTGGTCCTTTTGTTGCCAATACACACACTGAAACTTCAACAGCAGGGGCTGCAATGACTTTAGCCTATAACGAAGCTCGAAATATTATTAAAAAACATGTAAATGCCTCTGAGGATGATGTTTTAATTACCGAAGGTTCAGGAATGACAGGAGTTGTCAATAAATTTCAACGAATTTTAGGTTTAAAGGTTTCTGAAAACTTAAAGGAACATACGCAAATTCCTGACCAAAAACGCCCTATTGTTTTTGTAAGTCATATGGAGCATCATTCAAATCAAACTTCTTGGATAGAAACTATTGCTGAGGTAGTTGTTGTTCCTTGTAATGATCAGGGACTTATTTGTCTAGATATTTTTGAAGAAACAATTAAAAAATATGCCGACAGACCCATTAAAATAGCTTCCATTATTGCGGGGTCAAACGTAACAGGAATTAAAACCGAATATCATAAAGTAGCTTCTTTAATTCATAAATACGGCGGTTTATGTTTTGTTGATTTCGCTTGTTCTGCGCCTTATGTTGATATAGATATGCATCCGAAGAAAGAAGATGAGTATTTAGATGCTATTTTCTTTTCGCCTCATAAATTTTTAGGAGGTCCTGGAACTTCTGGCGTATTGATTTTTAATAAGAAATTGTATAAAAATATGATTCCTGATAATCCTGGTGGCGGAACGGTAAGTTACACAAATCCTTGGGGTGGACATGATTATTTTGATGATGTGGAAACTCGGGAAGATGGCGGAACTCCTGCTTTTTTACAAACCATTAAAATCGCGCTAGCTATAAAAGTAAAAGATAAAATGACTACGGATAAAATAAAACAGCGTGAAGACGCTATAAATCCTGTTATTTTTGAGTGTTTAGAGAGTTTAGAGGGGGTAAAAATATTAGCACCAAATCATAAAGACAGATTGAGTATTTTTTCTTTTTATTACGAAAAATACCATTTCAACTTGGTGGTAAAATTGTTAAATGACCGTTTTGGTATTCAAACAAGAGGAGGTTGCTCATGTGCAGGAACTTACGGGCATTTCTTATTAAATGTAAATCAAAATACGTCTAATAAAATTAAAGATCAAATTTTAGAAGGTTGTAATACTGATAAGCCTGGCTGGGTTCGTTTATCTATACATCCTACGGTTACTGATGATGAGGTGCAGTTTATCTGTGATTCATTAATCAGCTTGACCAATAATATTGAAGTATGGGCAAAAGAGTATCAGTATGATAGTCTTAAAAATGATTACACGCATATTTCTGCAAAATCAATAGAAAAAGAATTAATTGCTGATTGGTTTACTTTGTAG
- the glmM gene encoding phosphoglucosamine mutase, protein MTLIKSISGIRGTIGGKPSENLTPLDAVKFAAAYGAFIIKRNPTAKKIKVVIGRDARISGKMISNLVANTLVGLGINVIDLGLSTTPTVEIAVPLEKAHGGIILTASHNPKQWNALKLLNEKGEFLNGADGEEILALADSEDFTFAEVDELGTYKKNKRYLKKHIKEVLNLDLVDVKAIKKAKFKVVVDGVNSTGGIFIPALLKELGVKCIELYCEPNGKFPHNPEPLKENLTDISKLVVKKKADLGIVVDPDVDRLALISEDGSMFGEEYTLVACADYVLGKLKGGNTVSNLSSSRALRDVTEKHGGTYTASAVGEVNVVQMMKDTDTVIGGEGNGGIIYPASHYGRDSLVGVALFLSHLAKKKISCSALRDSYPSYFMSKNKIQLTPQIDVDEVLSKMTLKYQNEDVNTIDGVKIDFENEWVHLRKSNTEPIIRIYTESNSQENADVLAERFITEIQEIIK, encoded by the coding sequence ATGACACTTATAAAATCAATATCAGGAATTAGAGGAACAATAGGAGGAAAGCCTAGCGAAAACCTTACCCCATTAGATGCTGTTAAATTTGCAGCAGCTTACGGTGCTTTTATCATCAAAAGAAATCCGACAGCTAAAAAAATTAAAGTTGTTATTGGTAGAGATGCGCGTATCTCTGGTAAAATGATTAGCAACTTAGTAGCAAACACGTTAGTTGGACTAGGAATTAATGTAATTGATTTAGGTTTATCTACAACACCAACTGTTGAAATTGCTGTTCCTTTAGAAAAAGCACACGGAGGAATTATCTTAACAGCTTCTCATAATCCGAAGCAATGGAATGCCTTAAAACTATTAAATGAAAAAGGAGAGTTTTTAAACGGCGCAGATGGAGAAGAAATTTTAGCTTTAGCAGATAGTGAAGATTTTACGTTCGCTGAGGTTGATGAATTAGGTACTTACAAAAAGAATAAGCGTTATTTAAAGAAACACATTAAAGAAGTATTAAACTTAGATTTAGTCGATGTAAAAGCCATTAAAAAAGCAAAATTCAAAGTTGTTGTTGATGGTGTTAATTCTACTGGAGGAATTTTTATTCCTGCTTTATTAAAAGAATTAGGTGTTAAATGTATTGAGTTATATTGTGAGCCAAATGGTAAATTCCCTCATAACCCTGAACCTTTAAAAGAGAACTTAACAGATATATCTAAATTAGTAGTTAAAAAGAAAGCCGATTTAGGAATTGTTGTTGACCCTGATGTTGATCGTTTAGCTTTAATATCAGAAGATGGTTCTATGTTTGGTGAAGAATATACGTTAGTTGCTTGTGCAGATTACGTTTTAGGTAAATTAAAAGGAGGGAACACGGTTTCTAATTTATCATCATCAAGAGCATTGCGTGATGTTACTGAAAAACATGGCGGAACTTACACAGCATCTGCCGTAGGTGAAGTAAATGTAGTTCAAATGATGAAAGATACCGATACAGTAATCGGTGGTGAAGGAAATGGTGGAATTATTTATCCTGCTTCGCATTATGGTAGAGATTCTTTAGTTGGTGTTGCTTTGTTTTTATCGCATTTAGCGAAAAAGAAAATATCTTGTTCAGCATTAAGAGATTCGTATCCAAGTTATTTTATGAGTAAAAACAAAATACAATTAACGCCACAAATTGATGTTGATGAGGTTTTATCAAAAATGACTTTAAAGTATCAAAATGAAGATGTAAATACTATTGACGGTGTAAAAATTGATTTTGAAAACGAATGGGTACATTTACGTAAATCGAATACAGAACCAATTATCCGAATTTACACAGAAAGTAATAGCCAAGAAAATGCGGATGTACTTGCTGAAAGATTCATTACAGAAATTCAAGAAATTATCAAATAA